The proteins below are encoded in one region of Brevundimonas fontaquae:
- a CDS encoding helix-turn-helix domain-containing protein, whose translation MNGRALVAWNLRRLRTERGVSQERLAADAGVDRAYISELERELGNASVDMLDKLASVLDVTVAEFLTRPPEGYSKLKAMTPGRKPKST comes from the coding sequence ATGAACGGACGCGCGCTGGTCGCATGGAATCTGAGGCGGCTGAGGACCGAGCGAGGCGTATCGCAGGAACGCCTCGCCGCCGACGCAGGTGTTGACCGGGCCTATATCAGCGAACTCGAAAGAGAGCTTGGGAACGCTAGTGTGGACATGCTGGACAAACTAGCCTCGGTTCTCGATGTCACCGTCGCCGAGTTCCTCACACGGCCACCTGAGGGCTACTCGAAACTGAAGGCTATGACGCCTGGG